One Dermacentor silvarum isolate Dsil-2018 chromosome 10, BIME_Dsil_1.4, whole genome shotgun sequence genomic window carries:
- the LOC119431535 gene encoding proteoglycan 4-like: MSGSPSRPTPPSKPHSVIHEGVSISGVRVGSVLQGTRSQDRWLAPGRPCLGGHMSPGGAFALSASTSRSSGSNAALHRARGGRSELAAQDKIDATGSRSPPSRERSGSKIQAWRSFSAGSCNTCSGAHVRACRRVVNSGSEFQFSLASSKSLSSPDRSVLSTAFEPDDVSMPRRQGSTLSVHMSAPRSPAGSVEYACAVSPPSGANILPGSPLRKPVLETKVSARVVTTTVEMTPRAHTRAVMQRRSSIPTGTSSEVLKTDKREGQGRRSVTFTDGNLVATVPETSVRDGATAAVPESKSEQPHDDSRLAEPKTVQPQHLEPRLGPPVAEAQGTVPEPSTAALLKPSFEPSELTSPRESAAAAIPESKSEQPHDDSRLVEPKMVQPQQPESLLGPPVAEAQETVPESSTEALLKPSSEPSELTSPRESAAAAIPESKSEQPHDDSRLVAPKMVQPQQPESLLEPPVAEAQETVPESSTEALLKPSSEPSELTSPRESATAAIPESKSEQPHDDSGLVEPKMVQPQQPEPLLGLPVAEAQGTVPEPSTEALLKPSSEPSELTSPRESAAAAIPESKSEQPHDDSGLVEPKMVQPQQPESLLGPPVAEGQETVPESSTEALLKPSSEPSELTSPRESAAAAILESKSEQPHDDSGLAEPKMVQPQQPEPLLKPPEAEAQETVPEQSTEAPLKPSSELSDLTEGTEMPLVPLTEGKGPTVASKRRRDLPSGHTAAMALVLQDESEEDATQRAAKSQPPPAEVAVMKEVPSGTLGRF; the protein is encoded by the exons ATGTCTGGCTCGCCGTCCCGACCGACCCCGCCGTCCAAGCCACATTCGGTCATCCATGAGGGCGTCTCCATCTCCGGGGTACGTGTGGGGTCGGTGCTGCAAGGGACGCGCAGCCAGGACCGCTGGCTCGCGCCGGGACGCCCTTGCCTGGGCGGCCACATGTCGCCGGGCGGAGCGTTCGCGCTTAGCGCCTCCACCAGCCGGAGCAGCGGCAGCAACGCGGCCCTCCACAGGGCCCGCGGGGGCCGCAGCGAGCTGGCCGCCCAGGACAAAATTGACGCCACGGGAAGCCGTTCTCCGCCATCCCGCGAGCGCAGTGGCAGCAAAATTCAAGCCTGGCGGAGCTTCAGCGCCGGCTCCTGCAACACATGCTCGGGCGCCCATGTGCGCGCCTGCAGGCGCGTCGTCAACAGCGGCAGTGAATTCCAGTTCTCCCTAGCGAGCAGCAAGAGCCTCTCGAGCCCCGACAGATCTGTGCTCTCTACCGCGTTTGAACCAGACGACGTTAGCATGCCGAGGCGCCAGGGCTCAACGCTGTCGGTGCACATGAGTGCACCCAGATCACCCGCCGGCTCCGTGGAGTACGCCTGCGCCGTCTCGCCTCCGAGCGGAGCAAACATATTGCCGGGCTCGCCGCTCAGGAAGCCCGTCCTGGAGACGAAGGTGAGCGCCAGGGTTGTCACGACCACTGTAGAGATGACGCCGCGAGCGCACACCAGAGCCGTTATGCAACGAAGGTCCAGTATCCCCACGGGGACGTCCAGCGAAGTGCTCAAGACAGATAAACGAGAGGGCCAAGGTCGTCGCTCCGTAACATTCACGGATGGCAACTTAGTGGCGACGGTACCGGAAACCAGCGTACGCGACGGCGCCACAGCCGCCGTTCCGGAGTCGAAATCTGAGCAGCCTCATGATGATAGTAGATTAGCGGAGCCGAAGACAGTGCAGCCGCAGCATTTGGAGCCTCGGCTTGGACCCCCAGTGGCCGAAGCCCAGGGGACAGTGCCCGAGCCATCAACAGCGGCACTTCTGAAACCATCATTCGAGCCTTCTGAGCTGACCAGCCCACGCGAAAGCGCCGCAGCCGCCATTCCGGAGTCGAAATCTGAGCAGCCTCATGATGATAGCAGACTAGTGGAGCCGAAGATGGTTCAGCCGCAGCAACCGGAGTCTCTTCTTGGACCGCCAGTGGCCGAAGCCCAGGAGACAGTGCCTGAGTCATCAACAGAGGCACTTCTGAAACCATCATCCGAGCCCTCCGAGCTGACCAGCCCACGCGAAAGCGCCGCAGCCGCCATTCCGGAGTCGAAATCTGAGCAGCCTCATGATGATAGCAGACTAGTGGCGCCGAAGATGGTTCAGCCGCAGCAACCGGAGTCTCTTCTTGAACCGCCAGTGGCCGAAGCCCAGGAGACAGTGCCTGAGTCATCAACAGAGGCACTTCTGAAACCATCATCCGAGCCCTCGGAGCTGACCAGCCCACGCGAAAGCGCCACAGCCGCCATTCCGGAGTCGAAATCTGAGCAGCCTCATGATGATAGCGGACTAGTGGAGCCGAAGATGGTTCAGCCGCAGCAACCGGAGCCTCTTCTTGGACTCCCAGTGGCCGAAGCCCAGGGGACAGTGCCTGAGCCATCAACAGAGGCACTTCTGAAACCATCATCCGAGCCCTCGGAGCTGACCAGCCCACGCGAAAGCGCCGCAGCTGCCATTCCGGAGTCGAAATCTGAGCAGCCTCATGATGATAGCGGACTAGTGGAGCCGAAGATGGTTCAGCCGCAGCAACCGGAGTCTCTTCTTGGACCGCCAGTGGCCGAAGGCCAGGAAACCGTGCCTGAGTCATCAACAGAGGCACTTCTGAAACCATCATCCGAGCCCTCCGAGCTGACCAGCCCACGCGAAAGCGCCGCAGCCGCCATTCTTGAGTCGAAATCTGAGCAGCCTCATGATGATAGCGGACTAGCGGAGCCCAAGATGGTTCAGCCGCAGCAACCGGAGCCTCTTCTTAAACCCCCAGAGGCCGAAGCTCAGGAGACAGTACCCGAGCAATCAACAGAGGCACCTCTGAAACCATCATCCGAGCTCTCCGATCTGACTGAAGGCACGGAAATGCCCCTAGTTCCATTAACCGAGGGTAAAGGCCCTACTGTCGCGTCGAAGCGTCGCCGGGACCTCCCGTCAGGGCATACAGCGGCaatggctctggtgttacaagaCGAGTCTGAGGAAGACGCCACTCAACGTGCTGCAAAGTCTCAGCCGCCTCCGGCAGAAGTTGCCGTTATGAAAGAAGTGCCGA GTGGAACGCTGGGCCGATTTTGA